A genomic region of Devosia ginsengisoli contains the following coding sequences:
- the accD gene encoding acetyl-CoA carboxylase, carboxyltransferase subunit beta, with protein sequence MNWIDNFVRPKIRSMLGQRSEIAENLWVKDPESGEMVFYRDLEANQWVVPNSGYHMKIKPVDRLKTFLDNGDYTLVPVPSVAADPLKFRAQKRYVDQLKENRAKTGYDDSVIVATGKLYERAVTVAVQDFDFLAGSLGMAAGQGIITGLETAVERKTPFILFVASGGARMQEGVLGLMQMPRTTVAVLRLREAGLPFFVVLTNPTTGGVTASYAMLGDVHIAEPGAMIGFAGARVIEQTIREKLPKGFQRSEYLYEHGMVDMVVHRHNLRSTIGSLAAILTKAEASGALTDTAPAVVRTSLRDAAVAAEGDDGDLPPVAAAHAE encoded by the coding sequence ATGAACTGGATCGATAATTTCGTCCGCCCCAAAATCCGCTCCATGCTTGGACAGCGGTCCGAGATTGCCGAAAATCTCTGGGTCAAGGACCCGGAATCCGGCGAGATGGTGTTCTATCGCGATCTCGAGGCGAACCAGTGGGTGGTGCCCAATTCGGGCTATCACATGAAGATCAAGCCGGTGGACCGGCTCAAGACCTTCCTCGACAATGGCGACTATACGCTGGTGCCGGTGCCATCGGTGGCCGCCGATCCGCTGAAATTCCGCGCCCAGAAGCGCTATGTCGACCAGCTCAAGGAAAACCGCGCCAAGACCGGCTATGACGACAGCGTCATCGTCGCCACCGGCAAGCTCTACGAGCGCGCCGTGACGGTGGCGGTGCAGGATTTCGATTTCCTGGCCGGCTCACTCGGCATGGCGGCGGGGCAGGGCATCATTACCGGCCTCGAAACCGCCGTCGAGCGCAAGACGCCCTTCATCCTGTTCGTGGCTTCGGGCGGCGCGCGCATGCAGGAAGGCGTTTTGGGCCTGATGCAGATGCCGCGCACCACCGTTGCCGTGCTGCGGCTGCGCGAAGCGGGCCTGCCCTTCTTCGTGGTGCTGACCAATCCCACCACCGGCGGGGTGACTGCCTCCTACGCCATGCTGGGCGATGTGCATATCGCCGAGCCGGGCGCGATGATCGGCTTCGCTGGCGCGCGCGTCATCGAGCAAACCATCCGCGAAAAGCTGCCCAAGGGCTTCCAGCGCTCGGAATATCTCTATGAGCACGGTATGGTGGACATGGTGGTGCATCGCCACAACCTGCGCTCGACCATCGGCTCGCTCGCGGCCATCCTGACCAAGGCGGAAGCCTCGGGCGCGCTGACCGACACGGCTCCGGCTGTGGTGCGGACCAGCCTGCGTGATGCCGCCGTTGCTGCCGAAGGCGACGATGGCGACCTGCCCCCGGTGGCGGCCGCGCACGCGGAGTAG
- a CDS encoding bifunctional folylpolyglutamate synthase/dihydrofolate synthase, translated as MSRTDAILKRLSALHPKLIDLSLDRILPLLADLGSPHEHLPPVIHVAGTNAKGSTIAYLRAFLEAAGKKVHAYNSPHLVHFNERIRLAGRLVGTRRLNAALEQVERVNAQRPMTFFEITTATAFLLFAETKADYLLLETGMGGTYDTTNVVAQPLGVIITPIDLDHQGFLGNTIGEIAVNKAGIFKRGSKAVIGLQKDEGRAVLDRAARKLGIGPIWQGEDFHGMEQDGRLVYQDEAGLLDLPPPGLLGAHQFDNAALAIAAARHFELPVDADAFARGLRAVRWPARMTPLQTGPLRDLLGPGAELWLDGIHNAHGAAAVATTLRDLDRVRPAPLVLIMGLMNTRAPAAVLAPFAGMAQQVFTLTIPGEPNAHKAAYIADEARKAGFDARPMRSVTAALKAAADVPNARVLICGSLYLAGAVLAQNKTPPD; from the coding sequence ATGTCCCGTACCGATGCCATTCTCAAGCGCCTTTCGGCGCTGCACCCCAAGCTGATCGATCTCAGCCTCGACCGCATCCTGCCGCTGCTGGCCGATCTGGGCAGCCCGCATGAACATCTGCCACCGGTGATCCATGTCGCCGGCACCAATGCCAAGGGCTCCACCATCGCCTATCTGCGCGCTTTTCTCGAAGCGGCAGGCAAGAAGGTGCATGCCTATAATTCCCCGCATCTGGTGCATTTCAACGAACGCATCCGGCTGGCCGGTAGGCTGGTGGGGACGCGGCGGCTCAATGCGGCGCTGGAACAGGTCGAGCGGGTCAATGCGCAAAGGCCGATGACCTTTTTCGAGATCACCACGGCTACCGCCTTCCTGCTCTTCGCCGAGACCAAGGCCGATTACCTGCTGCTCGAAACCGGCATGGGCGGCACCTATGACACGACCAATGTCGTGGCCCAGCCGCTGGGGGTGATCATTACGCCCATCGACCTCGATCATCAGGGGTTTCTTGGCAATACGATTGGGGAAATCGCCGTCAACAAGGCCGGCATTTTCAAGCGCGGCAGCAAGGCGGTGATCGGGCTCCAGAAGGACGAGGGCCGCGCCGTGCTGGATCGTGCCGCACGGAAGCTGGGCATCGGCCCGATCTGGCAGGGCGAGGATTTCCACGGGATGGAGCAGGATGGGCGGCTGGTCTACCAGGACGAGGCCGGATTGCTCGACCTGCCGCCACCGGGCCTGCTGGGGGCGCATCAGTTCGACAATGCCGCCCTCGCCATCGCGGCGGCACGGCATTTCGAACTCCCTGTCGATGCGGACGCCTTTGCCCGCGGCTTGCGGGCGGTGCGCTGGCCGGCGCGGATGACGCCGCTGCAGACCGGGCCGCTGCGCGACCTGCTTGGTCCCGGCGCCGAGCTGTGGCTCGACGGCATCCACAATGCCCATGGCGCGGCGGCGGTGGCGACCACGCTGCGCGATCTCGACCGTGTCCGCCCGGCGCCACTGGTGCTGATCATGGGGTTGATGAATACCCGCGCGCCGGCAGCGGTTCTGGCGCCCTTTGCCGGCATGGCGCAGCAGGTGTTCACCTTGACTATCCCCGGCGAACCCAATGCCCACAAGGCTGCTTACATTGCTGATGAAGCGAGGAAGGCGGGCTTCGATGCGCGGCCGATGCGGTCGGTGACCGCGGCGCTCAAGGCCGCCGCTGATGTGCCCAATGCCAGGGTGCTGATCTGCGGCTCGCTTTATCTCGCGGGCGCCGTGCTGGCGCAGAACAAGACGCCGCCGGATTGA